One genomic segment of Gossypium arboreum isolate Shixiya-1 chromosome 3, ASM2569848v2, whole genome shotgun sequence includes these proteins:
- the LOC108464328 gene encoding probable E3 ubiquitin-protein ligase RHG1A, protein MQGQRGTVGSLPETFDHSSTSSNAVAEQQDCWNNIRNPIENRLPDCLLSTNDMNIGYANFMGREEQLGRWSLVDVNSSGTQNEVSHNEWKTDHRWSSSISASANAGPRLEGRRYEQNSLFSQSSNSDTVSQNLRLNAGLAGVDDNSCQVTERLNLHKPSGSENEQNLPGTGPEAFLVSSGSGGYVVDDNDSRPGCSYEGCRASCKRKALEGNVGQCSSSGSSGYFRSAESSAWHGISASYTAGSNVNISPPSRQVHPRLGLDVRGSASNSIPEQIVLPPTAESSHRNVHLRINPSSIQEPIAYPIFPSGDMSWQSVFSSAQQPSRLFPANHSLELWSAPVVHNANSENPNVISHVPSLLRNGGSGSRMGSSSNSNPSADRDVPRARYKSRSMARNILHHPMFVPAPELRTLVRNPVLSSGNISSPGNVASTSHAGSNNGANVTSASTWVPHPNPSSQYPQRLSELVRQSLMSSLGTESGGQSNHSSLPSGPTTSPEAMLLSSHVASQVPHRPYPRSLPWLGRQDAGFVGIPHSLRTLAAATEGRSRLVVSEVRNVLDLMRRGENLRFEDVMILDQSVLLGVADIHDRHRDMRLDVDNMSYEELLALEERIGNVSTGLSEETILNRLERRKYSSAPGAQLEAEPCCVCQEEYNDGEDIGTLECGHGFHADCIKQWLMHKNLCPICKTTGLTK, encoded by the exons ATGCAGGGGCAAAGGGGTACTGTTGGTTCCTTGCCTGAAACCTTTGATCATAGCTCTACATCAAGTAATGCTGTTGCTGAACAGCAGGATTGCTGGAATAATATTCGAAATCCTATAGAAAACAGATTGCCTGATTGTTTGCTGTCAACCAATGACATGAACATTGGATATGCGAACTTTATGGGTCGAGAGGAGCAGCTTGGTAGATGGAGCTTGGTTGATGTTAACTCTAGTGGCACACAAAATGAGGTTAGCCATAACGAGTGGAAAACAGATCATAGGTGGTCATCTTCTATTAGTGCTTCTGCAAATGCTGGTCCCAGGTTAGAAGGGCGGAGGTATGAACAGAACTCTTTATTTTCCCAAAGTTCTAATTCTGATACTGTTTCTCAGAATCTGAGGTTAAATGCCGGATTAGCGGGTGTTGATGATAATAGCTGTCAAGTTACAGAGCGGCTTAACCTCCATAAGCCTAGTGGATCTGAGAATGAGCAGAATTTACCGGGCACTGGTCCTGAAGCTTTTCTAGTTTCTTCTGGAAGTGGTGGGTATGTGGTGGATGATAATGATAGCAGACCTGGCTGCTCATATGAGGGTTGTCGTGCATCATGCAAAAGAAAGGCTCTGGAAGGAAATGTTGGGCAGTGCTCTTCTAGTGGAAGTTCTGGCTACTTTCGTAGTGCTGAAAGTAGTGCATGGCATGGCATTTCTGCTAGCTATACTGCAGGAAGCAATGTGAATATATCTCCCCCCTCAAGACAGGTGCACCCGAGACTTGGATTAGATGTCAGAGGATCAGCTTCTAACAGCATTCCCGAACAGATTGTTTTGCCACCAACTGCAGAGAGCTCACACAGGAATGTCCATCTGAGAATAAATCCTTCAAGTATACAGGAGCCTATTGCTTATCCGATATTTCCTTCTGGTGATATGTCCTGGCAGTCTGTTTTTTCTTCTGCACAACAGCCATCAAGGCTTTTTCCAGCTAATCATTCTCTGGAATTATGGTCGGCACCAGTGGTACATAATGCAAATTCTGAAAACCCGAATGTCATAAGCCATGTTCCATCTTTGCTGCGAAATGGAGGTTCTGGTTCAAGAATGGGCAGTTCATCAAATTCTAATCCTTCTGCTGATAGAGATGTACCACGTGCAAGATACAAATCAAGAAGCATGGCTAGAAACATATTACATCATCCTATGTTTGTTCCTGCACCAGAATTAAGAACTTTGGTTAGAAATCCAGTTTTAAGCAGTGGAAATATAAGTTCTCCTGGAAATGTTGCCTCTACATCTCATGCAGGCTCAAATAATGGTGCTAATGTTACGTCTGCATCCACCTGGGTTCCTCATCCCAACCCCTCTTCACAATACCCCCAAAGGTTGTCTGAACTTGTTCGTCAATCACTAATGTCTTCTCTTGGCACTGAATCTGGAGGCCAGAGCAATCATTCTTCACTTCCTTCAGGACCTACTACTTCTCCGGAAGCGATGCTGCTTTCCTCTCATGTAGCTAGTCAGGTTCCCCATCGTCCATATCCTAGGTCATTGCCATGGTTGGGGAGACAAGATGCTGGTTTTGTTGGAATTCCCCACTCATTGCGAACTTTAGCTGCTGCCACTGAAGGCAGAAGCAGGCTTGTTGTGTCTGAG GTTCGCAATGTATTGGATCTCATGCGTAGGGGGGAGAACTTGCGGTTTGAG GATGTTATGATCCTTGATCAATCAGTACTTTTAGGGGTAGCTGATATTCATGATCGGCACAGGGATATGCGGCTCGATGTTGATAACATGTCATATGAG GAGTTATTGGCTCTAGAAGAGCGCATTGGTAACGTAAGCACTGGGTTGAGTGAAGAAACTATATTAAACCGTCTGGAACGACGAAAGTACTCTAGTGCACCGGGAGCTCAGTTAGAGGCAGAACCATGTTGTGTTTGTCAG